In the Arachis ipaensis cultivar K30076 chromosome B10, Araip1.1, whole genome shotgun sequence genome, one interval contains:
- the LOC107620646 gene encoding uncharacterized protein LOC107620646, with the protein MCVFEEQSPSHHDNSRTRNPTPEHREATPHGRIASVICQTTPPQNKENGPETRAPENLGGKAAQIIQDLCLQVQELEGRVATKENHHAENGSHATSRSRSRHETGHGRSPERRHGKRNDHSVSRDQGHQCNVNDGRHGKSPEWQHGKRYDRSVSCDQSHRHDTDDD; encoded by the coding sequence ATGTGCGTCTTCGAGGAGCAATCCCCGAGCCACCACGATAACTCCCGAACGAGGAACCCAACTCCCGAACACCGAGAGGCTACACCCCATGGAAGGATAGCAAGCGTGATTTGCCAGACTACCCCACCGCAAAACAAGGAAAACGGCCCCGAAACACGAGCCCCCGAAAACCTGGGAGGAAAGGCAGCCCAGATAATCCAAGATCTTTGCCTCCAGGTACAAGAACTCGAAGGACGAGTTGCAACTAAGGAAAATCACCACGCCGAAAATGGAAGCCACGCGACTTCCAGATCAAGATCTCGTCATGAAACCGGACACGGCAGGTCGCCCGAGCGGCGACATGGCAAGAGGAACGATCACAGTGTCTCCCGTGACCAGGGACACCAATGCAACGTGAACGACGGAAGGCACGGCAAGTCACCCGAATGGCAACATGGCAAGAGGTACGATCGTAGCGTCTCTTGCGACCAGAGTCATCGACACGACACGGACGACGACTGA